The genome window CGAGTGGGCCCGAGTTTACACGTGATCACAGATTAATCTCGATACTTTGAACGTATTCCCTCGTGATTCGGACTTTTCCCAGCGGGAAACAAAGAGCGGCTATCTGTTCCGATTCCAAACTTGTGCGCACTGCTTTTTGAGCACAGGATTTGGGCGGAGGATGTTTTATTGAGCATTTGTCCTCCCTGGGAGGAGCAATGGCCGAGTACCCGATTTCTTCGGACGGCCGTGATGCAATTGCCTGTAAAACCATTGAGACGGGCGGAAAGTCTGCAGGTGGGGCGGCGGATCGTCGGCAACAAGACAGTCGCAAAGAACATAATGGCGACAATTCACGGCTCTTGAGAAGAGCCATTGAAGGAACTGTGACTGCGGAGATGATCCGGCGCAATTCTGGATCTGCCGACCCTGCGTCGGTTGTCGCGGCATTGTCGGATCCGTCCAGCGGTATCGACGGAACCTGGGCACCCGTTGTCTCGTCCCTGATCCGCGCGGTTTTTTCCGAACAGGAAATCCGGCTTGATGTGATCATCAAAGAGATTCTGGAGCGGGACCGACCGTTTCTGGAGGTCTATAGCCAGGTCCTGATGCCTCTTTGCGTTTGCGTGCGCGGACGATGGTCGCGTGACGAGGCCACATTTGTCGAAATTACGCTTGCGTCCGGACGGATCGCGCTGGCCTTCAACAGCATCTCCCAGGCCTATGTCGAGCGGCATCTCATGCTTGAGGAGAGTGATGCCC of Stappia sp. ES.058 contains these proteins:
- a CDS encoding B12-binding domain-containing protein, whose amino-acid sequence is MAEYPISSDGRDAIACKTIETGGKSAGGAADRRQQDSRKEHNGDNSRLLRRAIEGTVTAEMIRRNSGSADPASVVAALSDPSSGIDGTWAPVVSSLIRAVFSEQEIRLDVIIKEILERDRPFLEVYSQVLMPLCVCVRGRWSRDEATFVEITLASGRIALAFNSISQAYVERHLMLEESDALHPGDTEARLLLARMPGDNHALGLQIVETVFRQSGWQVRCGGDGGDLDGCFLDLRHSHFDVFGLSVGITSIVGDVAVAIERARAASANSGLHVCIGGAGVLAAPDAFTGIGADFFATDALEGVALANRAIGFNAPDGIWGAHPRMSRPGRRKSPSVERVAAMSARLVQLAKRSSGLTRWA